One genomic region from uncultured Fretibacterium sp. encodes:
- a CDS encoding Swt1 family HEPN domain-containing protein, with translation MAMTNYERVGRAMELLRLGLAPFVERELGNVVPAPQELARSYFPDDPMAQKPLAEWDASLLLRLMWDAWNSTFKQVLGFSERSLVSELRTFRNRWAHQEKFSSDDTDRALDSAARLLTAISAPEADELNKMKMELRRIVYDEQVRGEKRRAGGSLVEAAPGVLKPWRAVVEPHDDVASGRYQQAEFAADLWQVHRGEGASEYRDPREFFRRTFLTDSLRRLLAGGAERLSGKGGDPVVQLQTNFGGGKTHSMLALYHLFSGVQPGELAGAEDILAEAGIDTLPAVRRVVLVGNKISPGNPSVKPDGFTVRTLWGELAWQLGGAAAYERIRADDERATNPGDLLRELLREYGPCLILVDEWVAYARQLHDSGDLPGGSFETQFSFAQTLTESAKGVENSLLVVSLPASDTGAPRREVDDTEVGGLRGREALDRLQNVVGRVESSWRPATAEEGFEIVRRRLFKSLDGADAFKSRDVTARAFSELYRSQRAEFPPECHDADYEERVRSAYPIHPEIFDRLYTDWSALVRFQRTRGVLRLMASVIHSLWERGDTSPLILPSTIPIDDPRVRSELTRYLPDNWDPVIGKDVDGPQSLPLRIDGDNPNLGKFSAARRVARTLYLGSAPTTTAPQKGVEDRRVKLGCAVPGDPVSVFGDALRRLVGAATYLYQDGVRYWYSTQPTVTKLAEDRAELLRREPERVAEELEKRLKNDLRQSADFERVHLFPRSSADVPDDQAVRLVVLSPEHPFTKKEDNAAEAAAREILENRGTAPRLYRNTLIFLAADKIRLQDMEAELRKYLAWRSILEEKESLNLDPHQARQSESQLKAADAAVLARLPETYQTLLVPTQSTPQEPVTFQAVRLSSGEGLAVRACKKLRNDENLLLSIGPAILRRYIDAIPLWRGDGNAVSLRQLAEDFAQYPYLPRIANPRVLVRSASEGVALLTWRNDTFAYAEGYDGARYLGLRGGQNVSCSAEGGGLLVRPEAAEAQLKAEQEAAAKPAAASGTPADGGFPAEPASASQGSGGLSTTAPAPQQRPRRFYGTVRLDPGRVALDAGRIAEAVIAHLEGQVGARVSVTLEIEADLPDGVPEHIVRAVTENSMTLKFEQHAFESE, from the coding sequence ATGGCGATGACCAACTACGAACGTGTGGGCAGGGCGATGGAGCTTCTTCGGCTGGGGCTGGCGCCCTTTGTGGAGCGCGAGCTGGGAAACGTCGTTCCCGCCCCTCAGGAACTGGCGCGGAGTTATTTTCCGGACGACCCCATGGCGCAGAAACCGCTGGCCGAGTGGGATGCCTCCCTGCTCCTGCGCCTGATGTGGGATGCGTGGAACTCCACGTTCAAGCAGGTTCTGGGCTTCAGCGAGCGGTCCCTGGTCAGCGAGCTGCGGACGTTCCGCAACCGCTGGGCCCATCAGGAAAAGTTTTCGAGCGATGACACGGATCGCGCGCTGGACTCCGCGGCCCGGCTCCTGACGGCCATCTCCGCCCCGGAGGCCGACGAGCTGAACAAGATGAAGATGGAGCTGCGGCGGATCGTCTACGACGAGCAGGTGCGGGGTGAGAAGCGCCGGGCCGGAGGTTCCCTCGTCGAGGCCGCGCCCGGCGTCCTGAAGCCCTGGCGCGCGGTGGTCGAGCCGCACGACGACGTGGCGAGTGGACGCTACCAGCAGGCGGAGTTCGCCGCGGACCTCTGGCAGGTGCACCGGGGCGAGGGCGCGTCCGAGTACCGGGATCCCCGGGAGTTCTTCCGGCGCACCTTCCTCACCGACAGCCTTCGGCGCCTTCTGGCTGGAGGGGCGGAACGCCTCTCCGGAAAGGGCGGAGACCCCGTCGTCCAGCTCCAGACCAATTTCGGGGGCGGCAAGACCCACTCCATGCTGGCCCTGTACCACCTCTTCTCTGGCGTGCAGCCGGGCGAGCTTGCCGGGGCGGAGGATATCCTGGCGGAGGCGGGGATCGACACCCTGCCCGCCGTACGCCGTGTGGTGTTGGTGGGGAACAAGATATCGCCCGGAAACCCGTCGGTCAAGCCCGACGGCTTCACGGTGCGCACGCTGTGGGGCGAGCTGGCGTGGCAGTTGGGGGGCGCTGCGGCCTACGAGAGAATTCGCGCGGACGACGAACGGGCCACCAACCCCGGTGACCTCCTGAGGGAACTGCTTCGGGAATATGGGCCCTGTCTGATCCTGGTGGATGAGTGGGTGGCCTATGCCCGGCAGCTTCACGATTCCGGTGACCTTCCGGGGGGCAGCTTCGAGACCCAGTTCAGCTTTGCCCAGACCCTCACGGAGTCCGCCAAGGGCGTGGAGAACAGCCTGTTGGTCGTCTCGCTCCCGGCCTCGGACACGGGCGCCCCGCGCCGGGAGGTCGACGACACCGAGGTGGGGGGGCTGCGCGGGCGCGAGGCCCTGGATCGTCTGCAGAACGTCGTGGGGCGCGTGGAGTCCTCCTGGCGTCCCGCAACCGCCGAGGAGGGGTTCGAGATCGTCCGGCGCCGCCTCTTCAAGTCCCTGGACGGGGCCGATGCCTTCAAGAGCCGGGACGTCACCGCCCGGGCCTTCTCCGAGCTCTATCGCTCTCAGAGAGCGGAGTTCCCCCCGGAATGCCACGACGCGGACTACGAGGAGCGCGTCCGTTCCGCCTACCCCATCCATCCCGAGATCTTCGACCGGCTCTACACCGACTGGTCCGCGCTGGTGAGGTTCCAGCGGACGCGGGGCGTGCTGCGCCTCATGGCGTCCGTCATCCACAGCCTGTGGGAGAGGGGCGACACGAGCCCCCTGATCCTGCCCTCCACGATCCCCATCGACGACCCGAGGGTTCGATCCGAGCTGACCCGGTACCTTCCGGACAATTGGGATCCGGTCATCGGCAAGGATGTGGACGGCCCTCAGTCCCTGCCGCTGCGCATCGACGGGGATAACCCGAACCTGGGAAAGTTCTCCGCCGCCCGCAGGGTGGCGCGTACCCTCTACCTGGGGTCGGCCCCCACCACAACGGCCCCGCAGAAGGGCGTGGAGGACAGGCGGGTGAAGCTGGGATGCGCCGTGCCGGGGGACCCCGTCTCCGTTTTCGGCGACGCTCTGCGCCGCCTTGTCGGGGCCGCGACGTACCTCTATCAAGATGGGGTGCGCTACTGGTACTCCACGCAGCCCACGGTGACGAAACTGGCGGAGGATCGGGCCGAGCTGCTGAGGCGCGAGCCCGAAAGGGTCGCGGAGGAGCTGGAGAAGCGTCTGAAAAACGACCTGAGGCAGAGCGCGGATTTCGAGAGGGTGCATCTGTTTCCCCGTTCGAGCGCGGACGTCCCGGACGATCAGGCCGTCCGTCTGGTGGTGCTCTCGCCCGAACACCCCTTCACGAAGAAGGAGGACAATGCCGCGGAGGCCGCCGCGCGGGAGATCCTGGAGAACCGCGGAACGGCTCCGCGGCTCTATCGAAACACCCTGATCTTTCTGGCCGCGGACAAAATCCGCCTTCAGGATATGGAGGCGGAGCTTCGCAAGTATCTTGCCTGGAGGTCAATCCTGGAGGAGAAGGAGTCCCTCAATCTGGACCCGCATCAGGCACGCCAATCGGAGTCTCAACTCAAGGCCGCGGATGCCGCGGTCCTAGCGCGCCTTCCAGAGACCTACCAGACGCTGCTCGTCCCCACCCAGTCCACGCCCCAGGAGCCGGTGACCTTCCAGGCCGTCCGCCTCTCCAGCGGGGAGGGCCTGGCCGTTCGGGCCTGCAAAAAGCTGAGGAACGACGAAAATTTGTTGTTGTCGATCGGCCCGGCCATCCTGCGCCGCTATATTGACGCGATCCCCCTCTGGAGGGGGGACGGCAATGCGGTGTCGCTTCGCCAGCTCGCCGAGGATTTCGCCCAGTATCCCTATCTGCCTCGAATAGCGAATCCCAGGGTGCTGGTTCGCTCCGCCTCGGAGGGTGTGGCCTTGCTCACCTGGCGCAACGACACCTTTGCCTATGCGGAGGGGTACGACGGCGCCCGTTACCTTGGCCTCAGGGGTGGCCAAAACGTCTCCTGCAGCGCGGAGGGCGGGGGGCTGCTGGTGAGGCCGGAGGCAGCGGAGGCGCAGCTGAAGGCGGAACAAGAGGCCGCGGCGAAGCCCGCCGCGGCCTCGGGAACCCCCGCAGACGGCGGGTTCCCCGCGGAGCCCGCGTCGGCCAGCCAGGGTTCCGGCGGGCTCAGTACGACGGCGCCCGCGCCCCAGCAGCGTCCCAGACGCTTCTACGGCACGGTGCGGCTCGATCCCGGAAGGGTGGCGCTGGATGCGGGGCGTATCGCCGAGGCGGTGATCGCCCACCTGGAGGGACAGGTTGGCGCGCGCGTCTCCGTCACGCTGGAGATTGAGGCAGACCTCCCGGACGGCGTGCCCGAACACATCGTCCGTGCCGTGACGGAGAATAGCATGACGCTGAAATTTGAACAGCACGCCTTCGAGTCGGAGTGA